In one window of Spirochaetaceae bacterium DNA:
- a CDS encoding polysaccharide deacetylase family protein: protein MTYYVAGYDTEAIYPWWEYRDRPYSAATYREMVSYEGARLDECLEGVRAVAEVHLRHEAPATFFIVAQLAVAAGARLREILDHELFELESHSYTHDNMIAIRDDAAAVRRELVDSKRVIEDLFGREVIGFTAPGGFANGFLGEPRLLEAAWEAGYRYVRTLSWQPNNMAPAPLTQPFWFAGDGFPELLEISAHAWHDNILTGQPAATAWPPALPWGYPSRLPTTGREVYEAYAPGIEYARDHGLLTYDPCFHPWSIYRVDQGAAQIDLLLQHARRAGLTLAACGDVYRRLTAEPQLAHPAPKFPTAASA from the coding sequence ATGACGTACTATGTGGCCGGGTACGACACCGAGGCGATCTACCCGTGGTGGGAGTACCGCGACAGGCCCTATTCGGCGGCGACCTACCGGGAGATGGTGAGCTACGAGGGAGCGCGGCTGGACGAGTGTCTGGAGGGTGTACGGGCGGTGGCCGAGGTGCACCTGCGGCACGAGGCGCCGGCCACGTTCTTCATCGTCGCCCAGCTTGCCGTGGCGGCGGGGGCGCGGCTGCGGGAGATCCTGGATCATGAGCTGTTCGAGTTGGAGTCGCACAGCTATACCCACGACAACATGATCGCGATCCGCGACGATGCCGCCGCCGTGCGCCGCGAGCTGGTGGACTCGAAGCGGGTGATCGAGGACCTGTTCGGGCGCGAGGTGATCGGCTTTACCGCGCCGGGCGGCTTTGCCAACGGCTTCCTGGGCGAGCCGCGGCTGCTGGAAGCGGCGTGGGAGGCGGGCTACCGCTACGTGCGCACCCTGAGCTGGCAGCCGAACAACATGGCGCCGGCGCCGCTGACGCAGCCGTTCTGGTTCGCCGGCGACGGCTTTCCCGAGCTGCTGGAGATTTCCGCCCATGCCTGGCACGACAACATCCTCACCGGCCAGCCGGCGGCCACGGCTTGGCCGCCCGCGCTGCCGTGGGGCTACCCGTCGCGGTTGCCTACCACCGGCCGCGAGGTATACGAGGCGTACGCGCCCGGCATCGAGTACGCCCGCGACCACGGGCTGCTGACCTACGACCCCTGCTTTCACCCCTGGTCGATCTACCGCGTGGACCAGGGCGCCGCGCAGATCGACCTGCTGCTGCAGCACGCCCGCCGCGCCGGCCTGACCCTGGCCGCGTGCGGCGACGTGTACCGCCGCCTGACAGCGGAACCGCAGCTCGCCCACCCGGCGCCGAAGTTTCCTACCGCTGCATCCGCGTAA
- a CDS encoding putative DNA binding domain-containing protein: MARVPSLSDFPPSLTQEAFWGLLGQVEHEQLDFKRGVSTSIRETISAMAMTHGGLIVHGIDDRRTIIGCPLSQNTQDRITRIATECGVDVQVRTVVVGPHELTITAVPEVRGRIVTTPDGRLLRRVGGDSQPIRGDAMARFVREREYRSGEDEPLALVRAETFSLEALNQALAADGRGHVGPSRLTRALTDLNVAVAAPPPLGSNVLQAAAILFASKPRDLIRGAAVQLVRRVGVGPQPGTATAREECSAPLVATVDCCLQFIADHTRGVEAVSGSRREVLPEYPQAVLREAIVNALAHRDYGLRGSTVDISVWDDRVEVHSPGPLPGHITLENMRTEHYSRNPRIMRILKMVGLVEEYGEGIERMYREMESRLLEPPVFSANDSSVTVTLYNRSVIDVEEQLWLQALEGVDLAADERRLLVEVRRAGGSIAPRQVREAMPGADTRELLARTLAKGLLARIGKRGGSRYALANFIVPLAGGSVTTHAQMLLDEIRRRGSLSTPEGVKLIGIAPGAVRAVLNKLEQAGLIRAEGRTRARRYYLR, from the coding sequence ATGGCCCGTGTCCCGTCGCTCAGTGATTTTCCCCCAAGCCTGACCCAAGAAGCGTTCTGGGGATTGCTTGGCCAGGTCGAGCACGAACAGCTCGACTTCAAACGCGGCGTTTCGACAAGCATTCGCGAGACTATCTCCGCCATGGCCATGACGCACGGAGGCCTGATTGTCCACGGTATCGACGACCGGCGTACCATAATCGGCTGCCCCCTCTCCCAGAATACCCAGGACCGGATTACTCGCATCGCCACCGAGTGCGGCGTTGACGTGCAAGTCCGCACCGTTGTCGTCGGACCGCACGAGTTGACGATCACCGCCGTGCCGGAGGTGCGTGGACGAATCGTGACTACCCCGGATGGGCGGCTGTTGCGCCGGGTCGGCGGCGACTCGCAGCCGATACGAGGCGATGCCATGGCCCGCTTCGTGCGCGAGCGGGAATACCGATCCGGCGAAGATGAACCACTCGCGCTGGTCCGAGCGGAGACGTTCAGCCTGGAAGCACTGAACCAGGCCCTGGCCGCCGACGGTCGCGGACACGTCGGACCAAGTCGGCTGACCCGCGCTCTGACGGACCTGAATGTTGCCGTCGCCGCCCCGCCACCGCTGGGAAGCAACGTGTTGCAGGCCGCGGCCATTCTGTTCGCGTCCAAGCCGCGAGACCTGATCCGCGGCGCCGCCGTGCAGCTTGTGCGCCGCGTCGGTGTCGGCCCCCAGCCCGGCACGGCCACCGCTCGCGAAGAGTGCTCGGCACCGCTGGTGGCGACAGTCGACTGCTGCCTGCAGTTCATTGCCGACCACACGCGAGGGGTAGAAGCAGTCTCGGGATCGAGGCGCGAGGTCCTGCCCGAGTATCCCCAGGCGGTGCTGCGGGAAGCGATTGTCAACGCTCTCGCTCATCGTGACTATGGTCTGAGAGGCAGCACCGTGGACATCAGCGTCTGGGACGACCGCGTCGAGGTGCACAGCCCCGGGCCGCTCCCCGGTCACATCACCCTCGAAAACATGCGCACCGAACACTACAGCCGCAATCCAAGGATCATGCGGATCTTGAAGATGGTCGGGCTCGTGGAGGAGTACGGCGAGGGAATCGAGCGCATGTACCGGGAGATGGAGTCGCGACTGCTGGAGCCGCCGGTGTTCTCTGCCAACGACAGTTCGGTTACGGTCACGCTCTACAACCGCAGCGTGATCGACGTGGAGGAACAGCTCTGGCTGCAGGCTCTCGAAGGTGTGGACCTGGCTGCAGATGAGCGCCGCCTGCTGGTTGAAGTCCGCCGTGCCGGCGGTTCCATCGCTCCGCGCCAGGTCCGTGAGGCGATGCCGGGCGCGGACACACGCGAACTGCTTGCACGTACCCTGGCCAAGGGCCTGTTGGCACGTATTGGCAAACGCGGCGGCTCGCGCTACGCCCTCGCCAATTTCATCGTCCCGCTCGCCGGCGGCTCCGTGACCACGCACGCACAGATGCTGCTCGACGAAATCCGGCGCCGGGGCAGCCTCTCCACTCCCGAAGGCGTGAAGCTCATCGGGATCGCTCCGGGAGCTGTTCGCGCCGTGCTGAACAAGCTCGAACAAGCCGGACTGATCCGAGCCGAGGGCAGGACCCGCGCGCGACGCTACTATCTTCGCTGA